The DNA window GGAACGGCGTCTGCTCTATGTCGGCATGACGCGGGCCAAGGACAGCCTGTCGCTCATCACCCCGCAGCGGTTTTTCACGCATGGGCAGAACTCGCAGGGTGACCGGCACGTTTATGCATCACGTTCGCGGTTCATCCCGGCGACGCTGCTGCAGTATTTCGAACCGATGGCTTGGCCGAAGGTCTCGGCCGCAGCATCTGAACGCAGTGCCCAGCAGATCCGCATCGATGTCGGCGCACGCATGCGCGGCATGTGGAAATAGGAGTGAGCGATGTGCAATCTCTACAACGTAACCACAACCCGTGACGCCGTCTTGCAGTTCACCAAGGCATTTCGTGATCTGGCAGGGTGGAACGAGGCAAGCTTCGACGTCTATCCCGGCTACCAGGCTCCCATCGTTCGCGTCGCCGAGGATGGAGCAAGAGAGATCGTCCGCGCGACATGGGGCATGCCCTCGCCTCCGGCCTATGTGAAGAACTACGATCCCGGCGTCACCAATATCCGCAATGTCGCGTCGCCGCACTGGCGTCGGTGGCTCGGACCGACCAGTCGCTGCGTCGTTCCCTTCACGTGCTTTGCGGAACCGGATCCTGCAAGCAAGGTCGGCGGCGGACGCGTGCCGAATGCCTGGTTTGCCAAGGATGAGACCAAACCCCTAATGTTCTTCGCAGGCTTTTGGACGCCTTGGAAAGGCATTCGCAAAGTCAGAGACGGAGAGCAGGAGTACGAGCTGTTCGGCTTCCTGACGACGTCGCCAAACGAGATCGTTTCACCCATCCACAAAAAAGCGATGCCTGCAATCCTGACGACGCCGGAAGAAGTCGATACGTGGCTGACAGCACCTTGGGACGAGGCGCGTCACCTTCAAAGGCCCCTCCCCGGCAACATGCTTGTCATCGTTCCTCCGGAAACAAAGCCCGACCTGCCGGAAGAAGGGCTGTTGTTGTGAAAAGATCGTATTGCATCTACCCGGCTCGTGAGCGAGTCGACTTCTCCGGGAAGCACAAGGTCAATCGGTAAGGCCCTGACATGCACCCCGTTCGCAAGATCATTCACGTGGATATGGATGCGTTCTACGCCTCCGTCGAACAACGTGACAATCCAGAGCTGCGTGGCAAGCCGCTGGCGGTCGGGGGATCTGCTGCCCGCGGTGTTGTGGCGGCCGCGAGTTACGAGGCAAGAGCCTTCGGCGTCTATTCAGCCATGCCATCGATTACTGCCAAGCGAAAATGCCCTGATCTGATTTTCGTGCCTCCTCGATTCGAGGTCTACCGTCAGGTCTCACAGCAAATCCGCGAAATTTTTGCGGAGTACACACCCGTCATCGAACCGCTGTCACTCGATGAGGCTTATCTCGACGTTACCGAGAACCTGAAAGGCATGGAGATCGCTACCGAAATAGCACTGGAAATCCGCGCCAAGATCAAGGCGGTGACCGGGCTCAATGCTTCTGCTGGAATCTCGTACAATAAGTTTCTGGCGAAAATGGCGAGCGACCTGAACAAGCCCAACGGCCAGGCCGTGATCACGCCGAAGAATGGCCCAGGCTTTGTCGAGGCCCTGCCCGTGAAGAAATTCCACGGGGTTGGCCCCGCCACGGCAGAGCGGATGAAACGACATGGCATCGAAACGGGTTTGGATCTGAAATCAAAACCACTCACATTCCTGCAACAACATTTCGGAAAGTCAGGTCCATACTTCTACGGTATCGCCCGAGGCATTGATGAGCGGCAGGTCAAAGCCAACCGCGTCCGAAAATCCGTCGGCGCCGAAGATACGTTTGTCGAGGACATCGACGCGCTCGATCTTGCTCAAGCCGAACTGCGCCCTTTGGCCGAAAAGGTCTGGCGGTACTGCGAAGCGCACGACATCACCGGAAAGACCGTGACCGTCAAAATCAAATATTCGGATTTTACCCAGGCAACACGAAGCAAAACGCTGGGCTTAGGTCTTTTGAGCGTTTCGACAATTCTCAACATCGCCGACGGGTTGCTAGCCTCGGTCTTCCCATTTAAACGCCCGGTACGCCTTTTGGGCGTGACACTTTCCTCGCTAAATGCAAACTGCGCAAAAGCACCACAGCTTGATTTAGGCCTTTGAACCAAGCGGAAACGTAACAGACAATTTCTTTGAAGCACAATTAAACAACGTTGGACGGCGATGTTTCTTCAGCCCTGGACAAGAGTGTCGCACTCTGAATGTCTAGAATTGTAATCCGATGTTTTGTCTTGAATACGGTCCGTCTGCTCAGGCTCGAAAGCGGTCGTAGGCCGTCAGGCGTCTAATGGGTGGGTCTGCATCGGCGTAACGGTAGATTTCATACTTTAGATACCGCAGCTCCTCATCAACGGCCTCCTCGCCGATCTCGATCCACCAGGCTTTAGGGCGACCATCACTTCCGTCAGACCAGCGATAGCCTCGAGCTTTTAGGTACTCCTTCATATCAAACGGACTGTTTTCGGCGAATATACGAACACACGATTTCTGGCTCGCTTCATAGAGTTCGGCAAAGGCCGTCGACGAATGCCCATCGACATGCCGAGCTAGAATTTCCAGAAGCGCAAAACAATCGTCGATAGCGCGGTGACCGTCATGGAAATAGCCTGCTTGCGCGATTAGGTAGCCTAGTTTGGTGCCTTCAAATCCGCGCGATGCCCAATTAACCTCGGAGTTTGAGCATGCCCAGGCTTTCTCTGAGAACAGGTGAGAAAGTGCCTCGCAAAACGGTCTATCAAATCCGGCGTTGTGGGCGATCAACACATCAGCCGGTTCGATCATCGCACGCAATGTATCCATGTCGATGGATTGTCCGGCGACCATCTCATCGGTGATACCAGTTAGTTTAATGATTTCCTCAGGAATCGGCATAGAGGGTTGCCGAAGTCCGCCATAGACCCCAGTGACATCACCGATGCAACCTGAGGAATCGAAGGTGAAGGCTATTACGCCAATCTCGATAATTTCATTCTTGTGAGCATTTAGTCCCGTGGTCTCAGTATCGAGAATGATGCCCTTAAGCAGGAATTCAGGCCGCGGGCTCGACACCACGGCGCGGTGCGTCAGTTTCTCGAGGATGCGATAGCGGCCTGTTTCCGAAAGGTGGCGAACCATATCGGCTTCGTCGAGTTGAGCGACAGATGGCTTGGCCTTGGACGTCTTGAGGGTTGGTGACATCGTCACTGGGTCGCGAGACACCTGTTCGGAAAACATGTCAAACTGCTCTGCCATCGTCACTGTCATCATCCTGCCGCAGCTTGGCACCTTGAAACATGAGCGGAGCGGCAAATCAACCATGTTTGCGCACGACGGCACCCACTCAGCCTTGGGAAGTGCCTTATCGCCGTCGTTCCAGTCGTAATCGCTCAATTTCGAGTGAGTGTTCCCCATAGGTGTAAGACCTAACCAGACGTAAGATCTTACGCCGGACTTAAACATTCCGGGATAGGGAACCGTCGTGATCAACAACGACGCACCAAACGGTCAGAGCCTCTGGGGTTCGCGCTGCCCCACTGCGCAAATCAATCAATCTTGGTCTGACGGGTTCAGCGGCAAATGGACCGGGTTTTCTGAAGCCTTGAAGTTCGTCATCAGCCGCAATGTCGCGAAGGTGGCAACCGACAGCACTATCGCCGTGTCATACGATCCCAACCCAACAGCAGCGCCTATAGCACCTGTGGCCCATATGCTTGCAGCCGTAGCCGTACCGCGTGTTCCCATTTTTCCGACAAGGATTGCTCCGCCGCCGATAAAGCCTACACCATTGATCAAGCCCTCAAGCACACGGGCAGTGGCCTCGGCATTGCCCGCGGTGATTGTTTCTGCAGCTTGTATGAACCCGCACGATGCGATCGCGACCAACGGAAACGTTCGCAGGCCTGCACTACGCTCATTTTGTTCACGGTCCCATCCAATGGGTAGCGCAAGAAGATATGCCACAAGGAGCGCGACAAGATGTGGTAAGATGTTGAGTTCAATGCCAATCGACACGAGCCATTCGTTCAAATGATATCCTCCCCACCTCACGTTGCCTAGCATTTTAGATTTTGAGCATGTTCAACTCAACCCTCGGCAACAGGTTCCAAAATGCCGAAGCACGAGATTAGATAGCCCAAATGGGAATTGAACAATTCTGCACTTGGTCCTATCCATGGCCACTGTAGAATGGGATATTCACCCGGCCTAGCGATCCCTGGTCAACATCATCCGCCAGAAGAACGGCCTGAACACATTGTTCGATGAGCATAGCCCAACGACGCACCCCTTAACATCTGTACGTCTGTCATGGCGTGCACCCGAAAAAGAAATCTGCAGCAGCGATTTTCGGGACCTGCTCAAGGCGTGCCACAAGATTCTCAATGTACGCCAGATTCGCTTTGCCGTCATACCCCTCGTGTGGGAAGGCGGTACAGGGCCGCATCTAGAGTCACATAGACGCGGAGCACGACTCAAAGGAACCCTCGAACAACGGCTGCATGGTGACTACGAGTGTACGTTTAGACGAAGCTGCAAGGCTCGTCGTTTGGCGCCTTCCAACAAGTCCTCTGCCATCTCGTGCCTTCAAAGCCCTGGCCGCCGAATACATCAAATCCCTAAAATCGGTCAGCGCAATGCCATCGGCGCGCATGACTGCAAGGATCAGCGGATCGCCGAAAATTTCAGTAAGGGTCATTTCGTCCGTCGTGTGGTTCATCGCGGTCTCCTTTCGACAGCGCCCTAAGCTCTCAAGTCGGCCTATTACTTGACAGGCTCACACTTGGGGTGTTACCGGTAAGTAACATTTGCATAATTACCGACCGGTAACACCTATGTCAACGCCGCCTCAGGATAAAAATTGAAACTCATGAAGCCCGAAAAATCTGAACACTCCTCCGAGCAGAAAATCGCGCCGCGTGACCGGATCGTATCAACGGCCTGTCAACTGTTTCGTGAACATGGGATCCGTGGCATAGGGGTTGATGCAATCGCTGAAGCCGCCTCGACCAACAAGATGACGTTATATCGACATTTCGGCTCTAAGGACGATCTTGTATGCGAAGCGCTGAAACATAGCTCTCGAAGGCTTGAGAAAGTCTGGGAAGATCTTGAAACAGAGAACCCGGGCGATCCGAGGGCTCAGCTTAGGGCCTGGGTGAAAATGCGCGCGCAATGTCTTTCAAGCGAGCCTTATGGATGTGATCTTGCCAATGCTGCGGTGGAGTTGAAGGAGCAAGGACATCCGGCGCATGCCATAATTGAAACATTGAAAGCGGAACAGCATTCCCGGCTCTCCGATCTCTGTCGTTCGACAGGTGTCAGCGATCCAGACCTTTTGGCTGATACGCTATCGATGCTGTTGGAGGGAGCGCGCGTCAGCAAACTTGCCGCCGGCAAAGAAGGTCCGTCGATGCGGTTTACGCGTGCTTGTGAAGCGGCGATGGTCTCGTTTGGTCTACGTGCGCCGGTTGCCCCCGAAATCCTGTGGAACACGGAGGAAGTGATACCTAGAGGACGATAGTAAAATATTTATCGACCAACCCAAATAGCTGTCAACTACGACCTCGCTCCTGCTTTATGCTTTATTATCGGACTTTCGCGTTGAAGGCTTTAAATGGAATCCAACATCTATTCATCGAGATAATGATTTAGGTGGAGTTTGTTAGCCAGGCAGCAATTTTCTCGTCAACGAAAGTAAGTGCGGGGTTTGCCGACGTTTTTCGCGATTATGATTGGTTTCGCGAGAATCTAATGTTCGACGAGCGGAGCGACCATTTTTGCCAATCTCTCCACAGCCAGAGTATGCCGCAGCAGACGCGGAAAGTGATGATCTGAAGACGAAGGCTTGCCACACCTATGTCAGGTCGTGCAGGTCCTTGCCGCGCGGCGGTCCGATATAAAATTCGGAAAACTTGACCTCAAGCCCCTCGCGCTCCGGCGTGCAGCAC is part of the Agrobacterium vaccinii genome and encodes:
- a CDS encoding TetR/AcrR family transcriptional regulator; this translates as MKPEKSEHSSEQKIAPRDRIVSTACQLFREHGIRGIGVDAIAEAASTNKMTLYRHFGSKDDLVCEALKHSSRRLEKVWEDLETENPGDPRAQLRAWVKMRAQCLSSEPYGCDLANAAVELKEQGHPAHAIIETLKAEQHSRLSDLCRSTGVSDPDLLADTLSMLLEGARVSKLAAGKEGPSMRFTRACEAAMVSFGLRAPVAPEILWNTEEVIPRGR
- a CDS encoding 3'-5' exonuclease; the encoded protein is MAEQFDMFSEQVSRDPVTMSPTLKTSKAKPSVAQLDEADMVRHLSETGRYRILEKLTHRAVVSSPRPEFLLKGIILDTETTGLNAHKNEIIEIGVIAFTFDSSGCIGDVTGVYGGLRQPSMPIPEEIIKLTGITDEMVAGQSIDMDTLRAMIEPADVLIAHNAGFDRPFCEALSHLFSEKAWACSNSEVNWASRGFEGTKLGYLIAQAGYFHDGHRAIDDCFALLEILARHVDGHSSTAFAELYEASQKSCVRIFAENSPFDMKEYLKARGYRWSDGSDGRPKAWWIEIGEEAVDEELRYLKYEIYRYADADPPIRRLTAYDRFRA
- a CDS encoding SOS response-associated peptidase; translated protein: MCNLYNVTTTRDAVLQFTKAFRDLAGWNEASFDVYPGYQAPIVRVAEDGAREIVRATWGMPSPPAYVKNYDPGVTNIRNVASPHWRRWLGPTSRCVVPFTCFAEPDPASKVGGGRVPNAWFAKDETKPLMFFAGFWTPWKGIRKVRDGEQEYELFGFLTTSPNEIVSPIHKKAMPAILTTPEEVDTWLTAPWDEARHLQRPLPGNMLVIVPPETKPDLPEEGLLL
- the dinB gene encoding DNA polymerase IV, producing the protein MDAFYASVEQRDNPELRGKPLAVGGSAARGVVAAASYEARAFGVYSAMPSITAKRKCPDLIFVPPRFEVYRQVSQQIREIFAEYTPVIEPLSLDEAYLDVTENLKGMEIATEIALEIRAKIKAVTGLNASAGISYNKFLAKMASDLNKPNGQAVITPKNGPGFVEALPVKKFHGVGPATAERMKRHGIETGLDLKSKPLTFLQQHFGKSGPYFYGIARGIDERQVKANRVRKSVGAEDTFVEDIDALDLAQAELRPLAEKVWRYCEAHDITGKTVTVKIKYSDFTQATRSKTLGLGLLSVSTILNIADGLLASVFPFKRPVRLLGVTLSSLNANCAKAPQLDLGL
- a CDS encoding MgtC/SapB family protein, encoding MNEWLVSIGIELNILPHLVALLVAYLLALPIGWDREQNERSAGLRTFPLVAIASCGFIQAAETITAGNAEATARVLEGLINGVGFIGGGAILVGKMGTRGTATAASIWATGAIGAAVGLGSYDTAIVLSVATFATLRLMTNFKASENPVHLPLNPSDQD